One genomic region from Stackebrandtia nassauensis DSM 44728 encodes:
- a CDS encoding serine hydrolase domain-containing protein, with translation MASRRTVLGLAGAATVAAGITVASSGIAEADSKVPDGLKPGGELDRYVKKLAAEGKFSGAFLLTHKRRKVLSRAYGMADAKAGVRNETDTRFKLASVTKMFTAVAINKLVQDDKVRYAEPIGKYIDGFSDEVAEKVTIHHLLLHTSGLGDFHDLPGYEEASRKWDTPDEVMNGTLDFIREDKLRFPPGAGWQYSNAAYCVLGGIIAAVSKQSYFDYVRDNVFEPARMRASDFYTRPQWQKDPKLAHPYFKDDETGEWVDRVDEQAYIGLPAGNSFATVGDMNRFANALLDAELLSRQFTHIMLTPKLPVGGGGKEPPPDPDKPRMTGFLGYGTFSSLIGDQRVHGFSGGSQAGPSTSIDIYPDSDWVTVILTNRDPSTVPEVNKIITKHILGAK, from the coding sequence ATGGCATCTCGTCGAACGGTGCTGGGACTGGCGGGCGCGGCGACCGTCGCCGCCGGGATAACGGTGGCGTCGAGCGGAATCGCCGAGGCCGACAGCAAGGTTCCCGACGGCCTCAAACCCGGCGGCGAACTGGACCGGTACGTCAAGAAGCTGGCGGCCGAGGGCAAGTTCTCGGGTGCTTTCCTGCTGACCCACAAACGACGCAAGGTGCTTTCCCGCGCCTACGGCATGGCCGACGCCAAGGCCGGGGTCCGCAACGAGACCGACACCCGGTTCAAACTCGCCTCGGTGACCAAGATGTTCACGGCCGTGGCCATCAACAAACTGGTCCAGGACGACAAGGTCAGATACGCCGAACCCATCGGGAAGTACATCGACGGCTTCTCCGACGAGGTCGCGGAGAAGGTGACCATCCATCACCTGCTGCTGCACACCTCCGGGCTGGGTGACTTCCACGACCTGCCCGGTTACGAGGAAGCCTCCCGGAAGTGGGACACCCCCGACGAGGTCATGAACGGCACGCTGGACTTCATCCGCGAGGACAAGCTCAGGTTCCCGCCCGGAGCCGGATGGCAGTACAGCAACGCCGCCTACTGCGTCCTGGGCGGCATCATCGCGGCCGTGTCCAAGCAGAGCTACTTCGACTACGTGCGAGACAACGTCTTCGAACCAGCCAGGATGCGGGCCAGCGACTTCTACACCAGACCGCAGTGGCAGAAGGATCCAAAGCTCGCACACCCGTACTTCAAGGACGACGAGACCGGCGAATGGGTCGACCGGGTCGACGAGCAGGCCTACATCGGACTGCCCGCGGGCAATTCCTTCGCCACCGTCGGCGACATGAACCGGTTCGCCAACGCCCTGCTGGACGCCGAGCTGCTGTCCCGGCAGTTCACCCACATCATGTTGACCCCGAAGCTGCCGGTGGGCGGTGGTGGCAAGGAGCCGCCACCGGACCCCGACAAGCCCCGCATGACCGGCTTCCTGGGTTACGGCACCTTCTCAAGCCTGATCGGCGACCAGCGGGTCCACGGCTTCTCCGGCGGCAGCCAAGCCGGGCCGTCCACGAGCATCGACATCTACCCCGACTCCGACTGGGTCACGGTCATCCTCACCAACCGCGATCCCAGCACGGTCCCCGAGGTCAACAAGATCATCACGAAGCACATCCTCGGCGCGAAATAG
- a CDS encoding response regulator transcription factor, with amino-acid sequence MRVLLVEDEEPLAGYIAVGLRKHGLAVDVAHDGQTALDKCDFTPYDVVVLDRDLPVVHGDTVCQRLAAQGTARVLMLTASGTVEDRVDGLSLGADDYLGKPFAFSELIARVRALARRSAPARPPLLRAADVVCDPARRTVERAGRPIHLTPKEFGVLEQLLAAGGDVVSAETLLDKVWDEHADPFSNAPRITVGTLRRKLGEPPLIQTVTGAGYRVVP; translated from the coding sequence ATGCGGGTGCTGCTGGTTGAGGACGAGGAGCCGCTGGCCGGATACATCGCGGTCGGGCTTCGCAAACACGGACTCGCCGTCGACGTGGCCCATGATGGACAAACGGCGTTGGACAAATGCGACTTCACCCCGTACGACGTGGTGGTGCTGGACCGGGACCTGCCGGTGGTGCACGGGGACACGGTGTGCCAGCGGCTCGCGGCCCAGGGCACGGCCAGGGTGCTCATGCTGACCGCCTCGGGCACCGTCGAGGACCGGGTCGACGGGCTGTCCCTGGGCGCCGACGACTATCTGGGCAAACCGTTCGCGTTCTCCGAACTGATCGCCCGGGTGCGGGCGCTGGCGCGGCGTAGTGCCCCGGCCCGGCCGCCGTTGCTGCGCGCCGCCGACGTCGTGTGTGATCCGGCCCGCCGTACCGTCGAACGCGCCGGACGTCCGATTCACCTGACCCCCAAGGAGTTCGGGGTCTTGGAGCAGCTGTTGGCGGCGGGCGGCGACGTGGTCAGCGCGGAGACCCTGCTCGACAAGGTGTGGGACGAACACGCCGACCCGTTCTCCAACGCGCCCCGCATCACGGTCGGCACCTTGCGCCGCAAGCTGGGCGAGCCGCCGCTGATCCAGACCGTCACCGGCGCCGGTTACCGGGTCGTGCCGTGA
- a CDS encoding sensor histidine kinase, translating into MAMVLGAGAVMTALTYVLMRSSLRRRSFVHTDVDPDSPAGLPFPERFDELIERDRMTILSDLLVKATVALVVVSVLAAVLGWFVAGRVLRPIRQISAASRRLSAENLAERVPVRGPADELAELADTVNGMLDRIQRGVAERDRALASQRLFTANAAHELRTPLTTMRTAIDVTLDGEPDRDELLAMIADLDTTVERSRRTLDGLLLLAGSHAAPAEQSPVALDGLVAELLEAKAPAIAEHRIDVRRELFPAPALGDPLLLERLTGNLIDNAVRYNHPDGHIALRTGTADGRAFLRVANSGPHVAPESAPGLLEPFVRGGGGRIRATGGVGLGLSIVRAVVTAHDGDLSIAANPDGGLTVTVELAVDPAAATRTDGGRDDHVA; encoded by the coding sequence ATGGCGATGGTGCTGGGCGCCGGTGCCGTCATGACGGCGCTGACCTACGTCCTGATGCGAAGCAGTCTGCGGCGCCGATCGTTCGTTCACACCGATGTGGACCCTGATTCCCCGGCCGGTCTCCCGTTCCCCGAACGGTTCGATGAGCTCATCGAACGTGACCGGATGACCATACTGTCGGATCTGCTGGTCAAGGCGACGGTGGCGCTGGTCGTGGTGTCGGTACTGGCGGCGGTGCTGGGCTGGTTCGTGGCGGGCCGGGTGCTGCGGCCGATCCGGCAGATCTCGGCGGCGTCGCGGCGGCTGTCGGCGGAGAACCTCGCTGAGCGGGTGCCGGTGCGGGGGCCCGCCGACGAACTCGCCGAACTGGCGGACACCGTCAACGGCATGCTGGACCGCATCCAGCGCGGCGTCGCCGAACGGGACCGGGCGCTGGCGAGCCAGCGGCTGTTCACCGCCAACGCCGCCCACGAACTGCGCACCCCGCTGACGACCATGCGCACCGCCATCGACGTGACCCTGGACGGCGAACCCGACCGCGACGAACTGCTGGCCATGATCGCCGACCTCGACACCACCGTCGAACGCAGCCGCCGCACCCTCGACGGCTTGCTGCTGCTGGCCGGTAGCCACGCCGCTCCGGCCGAGCAAAGCCCGGTCGCACTGGACGGACTCGTCGCCGAACTGCTCGAGGCGAAGGCCCCGGCGATCGCCGAGCACCGCATCGACGTGCGACGCGAACTGTTCCCCGCACCGGCACTGGGCGACCCGCTGCTGCTGGAACGGTTGACGGGCAACCTGATCGACAACGCCGTCCGGTACAACCACCCGGACGGCCACATCGCGCTGCGCACCGGGACCGCTGACGGCAGGGCGTTCCTGCGGGTCGCCAACTCCGGTCCCCACGTCGCGCCCGAGTCGGCCCCGGGGCTGCTGGAACCGTTCGTGCGGGGCGGTGGCGGCCGCATCCGTGCCACCGGCGGCGTCGGGCTGGGTCTGTCCATCGTCCGGGCCGTCGTCACCGCCCACGACGGCGACCTGTCGATCGCGGCGAACCCGGACGGCGGCCTGACCGTCACCGTCGAGCTGGCGGTCGACCCGGCGGCGGCCACGCGCACTGACGGCGGCCGAGACGACCACGTGGCTTAG
- a CDS encoding class I SAM-dependent methyltransferase, whose amino-acid sequence MSEAPFIAAARAAYDATAEPYAEAVPGKLADMPLDRALFGAFAELMRANQNTTVADVGCGPGHVTDLLCGLGLDAVGIDLSPRMIEVARRRYPKPRFEVGSMLDLDLPDGGLGGVLAFYSIIHLPWTERPRAFAEFHRVLTPGGQLMLGFQIGDERRHHDEAFGKPIDLAWYRQQPGEVAELLRDSGFDVRTTVVTEPEEGQAVRHGHILARKPATAA is encoded by the coding sequence ATGTCCGAAGCCCCCTTCATCGCCGCCGCCCGCGCCGCCTACGACGCCACCGCCGAGCCCTACGCCGAGGCCGTCCCCGGAAAACTCGCCGACATGCCCCTCGACCGCGCCCTGTTCGGCGCGTTCGCGGAACTGATGCGCGCCAACCAGAACACCACCGTCGCCGACGTCGGCTGCGGGCCCGGCCATGTCACCGACCTGCTGTGCGGGCTCGGGCTGGACGCCGTGGGCATCGACCTGTCGCCGCGCATGATCGAGGTGGCCCGACGCCGCTACCCCAAGCCCCGGTTCGAGGTCGGATCGATGCTGGACCTGGACCTGCCCGACGGCGGGCTGGGCGGCGTGTTGGCGTTCTACTCGATCATCCACCTGCCGTGGACCGAACGGCCGCGCGCCTTCGCCGAGTTCCACCGGGTGCTGACCCCGGGCGGGCAGCTCATGCTCGGTTTCCAGATCGGGGACGAGCGACGGCACCACGACGAGGCGTTCGGCAAGCCCATCGACCTGGCCTGGTACCGGCAGCAACCCGGTGAGGTCGCCGAGCTGTTGCGGGACAGCGGTTTCGACGTCCGCACCACCGTCGTCACCGAACCCGAGGAAGGCCAGGCGGTCCGGCACGGCCACATCCTGGCGCGAAAACCGGCGACAGCGGCCTGA